Genomic DNA from Gimesia aquarii:
AAGATCATACAACCGCATACTTTGAAGGCTTACGGCAACGACATCTGTTTGGCATCGCCGAGGGATATTGTCTCAATCGTCTTGCGCAACCTCGTCTTTCCGAGTCTGATCGTGCACGCTACTCATTGGAACTGGTGAGGACTTTATCAGCACATGCCATGGTAGCCGAGGATGCTGAGCAAACTGAACTCTGGAAACGTTCAAACAACGCAATCACGCAAATATTAAAAGCGCATCCCAATTGGACTGATGCTCCGATCTTCAATGCCGAGCGTTCCCGAACCTCGGCTCAAAAAGCAGACATTCTCTATTGGCAAGTAAAAGCAGTTCCACATAATGAAGCACTCAAGCAAAAAACAATTTCGGATCTGACAAATGCAGCTTCAGAATTAACACAGTCCGAAAAACAGTTAAATCAACTTTTAAAAAGATCAGGCACACACAAAGATTTTACATTACTCGGGACTGCTCTCCTTCGAGACTCTTTGATGGATTTTCAACTGCTGATCGCACAAACAAAAATGAAACTTGCCGATTTGTACGATCATCAGGTCAAGCAAAAAACCGTGAATCTCGACGCCGCAAAAAAATGGCTGACACCTCTGTCACAACGTGCTTCCACTCTACAAATTACCTGGATGAGCAGACTCGCATTAATTCAATGTAAGCGAATTGCTGGAGATTTAGGCGCTGCTGTGCGAGCCATTCAAAGGCTAATCAAAGAAAAACCACCTGCCTATCTCAAAGAACCCCTCTTTGTAGAATCGATGCGAATTTTACTGGCTGAAAACAAAGCACAGCTTGCAGCAACACAGATCATCAACTATCGACAGGAAAACAATGGAACTTCAAGCGAATTAGGTTACCTGGAAATCGAAGCCCTGATCCAGCTCAGAAAAATTGCGTTAGATAAAAAGCAGGAAGCTCTGGAAGCAGAAATCTGGCAGCAAATTGAAACACGAACTCAGCATCTTTGGACGTCCCAACCTGGTTATTGGGCACAGCGTGCGCGCATGCTGGTTGACCAGCAGCAGCAACTAGACCAATACGGCAGCAGTATTTCCCAAAGCTTGAAACAAGCGCAATTATTTTATTCACAGGGAAAAACAGAAGAAGCCATCGACGCTTACAACGAAACGGCAAAACAAGCAGCCGAACAGGGAAATACTGATCTGGCATTCGAACTTGGATTCACCAGTGCTTCGCTCCAGTTAAAGGACAAACAATACAAGAAAGCGGCCGCGCATTTTCAATCGCTGGTACAACGATACGATTCTGTCCCCAAAGCGGCCGACGCCAGCCTACTGGCGGCATGGTGTCTAGGACAACTCTACACTCAGAGCCGGACAAAATCACGACGACTGGCATACACGGCCGCTCTGGAAGCCCATCGAAAACGTTTCCCCAGTGGTACAAGCTTTTATGAAGCAGGGTGGATGCTGGCACGACTGGAAGAATCGCGGCTGCAATACTCAAAAGCACTCATCCTGTATTCCGAAGTTCCAGAAAATCATCCAAGATTACTTGATGCACAACTTGGAATAGCGCGCTGTTATGAAAATATTTTATTACGCCTTTCTTCGTTGAATAAACCAACACAGGCATGGCGACAAGAAGCGATTGACGTATTGGAGAAAATGCTTGCCCATTTCCCTAACGAAAGCAATCAAGCAAAACTACAAATTCAGGCAGACATTGCCCTGCAGCTAACTCGCATCTATTTGAATGATACGCCTCCCCTCTATCGAAAAGCAAACCGACTGCTGGAATTGATCGTTTACACTTCATCTAACATTGTGGCTCAATTAAAAAGAAACAATGAGCAATCAGATTCAAGTGTTTCACAAACAACACGGGAAATCCAACATTGGAATCGCATTTCCAATCAGGCGCTGAGACTGCAAATCATTGCGTTAGCTGGACAGGGGAATCCATCAGAAGCACGTTCATTGGTTGAAAATCTGGAAACGGCGGGGACCGACGAACTGCTTTCTGTTCTGAATGGAGTTTCTCAAATCAATTTGGAACTGACACCGCAAGTCCGCAGAGAGTTAGGTCTCTTACAGTTAAAATCAGCGGAAAAGCTCGCAAGCCGGCGAGACGAACTGAAACCACAACAAATAAGACAGTTAGATCTTTGTCTGGCAGAAGCCTACCTGGCAATTGATCAACCTATCAGAGCACTCGAATATTATCAGGCACTCTTAAAACAGTCTCCCAATGATCGAAGTCTCATTAAACAGGTGGCGCTGCTGTTGGAAAAATGTGGAACCAAAGAATGCCTGCGGCAAGCAAGACAAAAGTGGCGTCAGATCGAACAGACAGAAAAAGCCGGAAGCCTTCCCTGGCTGGAAACGCGTTTGCACATTATTCAAACTTCTTTTAAATCCGGTGATGAAGCAGAGGCCAAAAAACTGCTGGGCGTGACGATGCTGCTCTATCCTGAACTCGGCAACGCCGAATTACAAAGCCGCTATCGCGAAATGGAAGCTATCATCAAAAAATGATGATCGATGCCCAGGATCTCAGGCACAAATAGCCCCAATTTGGGGCCAGTGGTATCGAAATTCCTGAAAGAATCTTAGACTATAGTAAAGCCTTAACAAGCTCCCCGGGTATGCCATATTGCTGACATAGGCAGGGGTCGCCAGTTCTGCCTTGCGATACTGAGTCTTCTCTTGAAAGGAAAACATCCCATGAGGATCTTAAATGTCGTTTGCCTGTTTTCATTGTCCCTCGTATGCCTGACAGTTCTAACTGGGATTTGCGGCACAGCTCTCGTAGTGGCCGCAGAGCCTCCAGAGCAGGGGGCGGCGAAGCAAATCGATTTGGGCGGCAATGTCTCGCTGGAAGTAGTTTACATTCCGCCAGGAAAATTCAAAATGGGAAGTACACCGGAAGAGAAAGCCTGGGCGACAGGCATTGAAGGTGGTGCCACACCGGGGACCGTGCGGGAATCGTATGAAGGAGAACAACCACGACCAATGCAGGTAAAAGACGGGTTCTGGATGGGCCGCACGGAAGTCAGCGTGGGACAGTTCAAACGGTTTGTAGAAGAGAGTGGTTACGTCAGTGATGCGGAGAAACCAGGCGGCAAGACACAAGTCTTTGATCCCAATTGGAAGATTACCGCCAAGGCGCCACCACACCCCTGGATTTCGATGAAGGGTAAGAGTTGGCGCGATCCGAATTTCGGATTTCCGTTGCGGGACTGCTATCCAGTGGTTTGTGTGAGCTGGAACGACGGCCGCGCGTTTTGCCAGTGGCTTACAGAACGCGAACGCAAGGCAGAACGACTGCCGAAAGGACTGGAATACCGCCTTCCTACGGAAGCCGAGTGGGCGTATGCCTGCAGGGGCGGCCGTGAAAGCACCTACTTCTGGTGGGGCAATGATCTCAGAGAGGGAGAAGGGCGATTCAATATTTCGGCTGTCGACTTTCTACCCGGACGCAACAAAATCTGGCCATTGGCAAACGCACCATGGAGCGATGGCTTCGCGTTTGTCTCCCCCGTGGATCACTATGGA
This window encodes:
- a CDS encoding tetratricopeptide repeat protein; the protein is MHHRQKQSGITSESPRGLTASPRWLPPSLVMLLITFCNVGFAEDHTTAYFEGLRQRHLFGIAEGYCLNRLAQPRLSESDRARYSLELVRTLSAHAMVAEDAEQTELWKRSNNAITQILKAHPNWTDAPIFNAERSRTSAQKADILYWQVKAVPHNEALKQKTISDLTNAASELTQSEKQLNQLLKRSGTHKDFTLLGTALLRDSLMDFQLLIAQTKMKLADLYDHQVKQKTVNLDAAKKWLTPLSQRASTLQITWMSRLALIQCKRIAGDLGAAVRAIQRLIKEKPPAYLKEPLFVESMRILLAENKAQLAATQIINYRQENNGTSSELGYLEIEALIQLRKIALDKKQEALEAEIWQQIETRTQHLWTSQPGYWAQRARMLVDQQQQLDQYGSSISQSLKQAQLFYSQGKTEEAIDAYNETAKQAAEQGNTDLAFELGFTSASLQLKDKQYKKAAAHFQSLVQRYDSVPKAADASLLAAWCLGQLYTQSRTKSRRLAYTAALEAHRKRFPSGTSFYEAGWMLARLEESRLQYSKALILYSEVPENHPRLLDAQLGIARCYENILLRLSSLNKPTQAWRQEAIDVLEKMLAHFPNESNQAKLQIQADIALQLTRIYLNDTPPLYRKANRLLELIVYTSSNIVAQLKRNNEQSDSSVSQTTREIQHWNRISNQALRLQIIALAGQGNPSEARSLVENLETAGTDELLSVLNGVSQINLELTPQVRRELGLLQLKSAEKLASRRDELKPQQIRQLDLCLAEAYLAIDQPIRALEYYQALLKQSPNDRSLIKQVALLLEKCGTKECLRQARQKWRQIEQTEKAGSLPWLETRLHIIQTSFKSGDEAEAKKLLGVTMLLYPELGNAELQSRYREMEAIIKK
- a CDS encoding formylglycine-generating enzyme family protein — its product is MRILNVVCLFSLSLVCLTVLTGICGTALVVAAEPPEQGAAKQIDLGGNVSLEVVYIPPGKFKMGSTPEEKAWATGIEGGATPGTVRESYEGEQPRPMQVKDGFWMGRTEVSVGQFKRFVEESGYVSDAEKPGGKTQVFDPNWKITAKAPPHPWISMKGKSWRDPNFGFPLRDCYPVVCVSWNDGRAFCQWLTERERKAERLPKGLEYRLPTEAEWAYACRGGRESTYFWWGNDLREGEGRFNISAVDFLPGRNKIWPLANAPWSDGFAFVSPVDHYGEKGRNGFGLADMCGGVWEIVLDHFDPKGGHEELYFVKENPRPVCRGGNYFDVPGNARCAVRLGLQSPSYSDSRDGFRICLGVPRG